The following are encoded in a window of Geobacter metallireducens GS-15 genomic DNA:
- a CDS encoding AI-2E family transporter, translating into MRLAGSYFSVTTYLKEYSPFIIVGVLVLAGLFFAWSLSSIFLPVLLALILAYVLNPVVSWLEGKRVPRVVVILLVMTGIVVGFAGAFAFFAGSIQNELAAVQINLPDYANRFYGLIPEKVKVYLQIETPDKLYRQVDRMLNELRGISFDIARGAYDFVKKAFSSTLGFILTVVGYFITPVYLYYFLADLPHFKEGALKLVPERSRETVTGLGDEIDGVLSAFVRGQLSVCVILAVLYSIGLSLIGIDLAIAIGTLSGILFIIPYVGTIFGIVVSMIMAFLKFHDLLHPLLCLGWFVIVQAIEGALITPAIVGNRVGLHPVVAIIALFIGGQWFGIFGMLLAVPVAAVLKVFLRHLTGWYLTTPFYRGT; encoded by the coding sequence TTGCGTCTTGCCGGCAGTTATTTTTCCGTGACCACCTATCTCAAAGAATACTCTCCATTCATCATTGTCGGGGTGCTCGTCCTGGCAGGGCTTTTCTTTGCCTGGTCGCTCAGTTCCATCTTCCTTCCGGTGCTCCTCGCCCTGATCCTCGCCTATGTGCTCAATCCGGTCGTGTCATGGCTGGAGGGGAAGCGGGTCCCGCGGGTCGTGGTAATCCTGCTGGTCATGACCGGGATTGTTGTCGGCTTTGCGGGGGCGTTCGCCTTCTTTGCCGGTTCCATCCAGAATGAGCTGGCGGCGGTGCAGATCAACCTCCCTGATTACGCAAACCGTTTTTACGGCCTTATCCCCGAGAAGGTGAAGGTTTATCTCCAGATTGAAACCCCGGATAAGCTCTACCGGCAGGTGGACCGGATGCTGAATGAATTGCGCGGCATCTCCTTCGATATTGCCCGTGGGGCCTATGATTTCGTGAAAAAGGCCTTCTCGTCGACCCTGGGATTCATCCTGACCGTGGTCGGCTATTTCATCACGCCGGTTTACCTTTACTACTTCCTGGCCGATCTGCCTCATTTCAAGGAGGGGGCTCTGAAACTGGTGCCCGAGCGTTCCCGGGAGACGGTAACCGGTCTTGGCGACGAAATCGATGGTGTCCTTTCCGCCTTTGTGCGAGGACAGCTCTCGGTCTGCGTCATTCTGGCGGTCCTTTACAGTATCGGCCTTTCCCTGATCGGCATAGACCTGGCAATCGCCATTGGGACCCTCTCCGGCATCCTTTTCATCATCCCCTATGTGGGGACCATCTTCGGTATTGTGGTGTCCATGATCATGGCTTTTCTCAAATTCCACGACCTGCTCCATCCGCTCCTCTGTCTGGGCTGGTTTGTGATCGTGCAGGCCATCGAAGGGGCGCTCATCACCCCTGCCATCGTCGGCAACAGGGTGGGGCTGCATCCAGTGGTTGCAATCATCGCTCTTTTCATCGGTGGGCAGTGGTTCGGCATTTTTGGCATGCTCCTGGCGGTTCCCGTGGCCGCCGTTCTGAAGGTTTTTCTCCGCCACCTCACAGGCTGGTATCTCACCACTCCATTCTACCGGGGGACCTGA